Proteins co-encoded in one Cydia splendana chromosome 11, ilCydSple1.2, whole genome shotgun sequence genomic window:
- the LOC134794995 gene encoding uncharacterized protein LOC134794995, giving the protein MSFLTEYFDEYRAKPIRKTKMCRPELRWAKLEGKWLDPKKGGSEERVWSDEEIEAFIKKTMKSLRGRSTYFNDFCGHLDPEIATRPFVPRVKKLPLCSELEQVKVEEAAPPPPAAKLALKDTEVMKMAKEMYEQDMDKPTLEPLQTHLRIYGYVRPCLWKTGISDYQNGVARLAYEMVRDNRLPRYHAHNGCRPRWGLPPEGVRQPELDGAPFDGERLY; this is encoded by the exons ATGTCTTTCCTAACGGAATATTTCGATGAGTATCGCGCAAAACCTATCAGAAAGACTAAAAT GTGTCGTCCAGAACTGCGATGGGCGAAGTTGGAAGGGAAATGGTTGGATCCTAAAAAGGGCGGATCTGAAGAG AGAGTATGGAGCGATGAAGAAATCGAAGCCTTCATTAAGAAGACGATGAAGAGTCTACGAGGACGGTCTACCTACTTCAATGACTTCTGCGGACATCTTGACCCGG AAATCGCCACGCGCCCGTTCGTCCCGCGCGTAAAGAAACTCCCCCTCTGCAGCGAGCTAGAACAGGTGAAGGTGGAGGAAGCAGCACCCCCGCCGCCGGCCGCCAAGCTAGCGCTCAAGGACACGGAGGTGATGAAGATGGCCAAGGAGATGTATGAACAGGACATGGACAAACCCACGCTGGAGCCGCTTCAGACGCATTTGAGAA TATACGGCTACGTCCGCCCCTGTCTCTGGAAGACCGGCATCAGCGACTACCAGAACGGTGTAGCCCGACTAGCGTACGAAATGGTCCGCGACAACCGCCTGCCTCGCTACCACGCGCACAATGGTTGCCGGCCGCGCTGGGGGTTGCCGCCTGAAGGTGTGCGCCAACCGGAGCTGGATGGAGCGCCTTTTGATGGCGAACGATTGTATTAA